Below is a window of Camelina sativa cultivar DH55 chromosome 11, Cs, whole genome shotgun sequence DNA.
ttttctaatatttgtgggttcgggttagggtcggatAATACCCGATATCCGTTTGGATACCGATTAAAcccaaacatataaacatatttataatatttatcattaatataatgcaattatcccaaaattatgattataattttaaatatttcatttagttttatacctaaatatcaaaaataatcaaaatatctaaaatattttggcacataagtcaaaatttaactaaatttatttaaatttaattatatttgaattatattttttcgggtacccggtagttcgggtactaatcgggttctaaaatttgtaacctaAACCGACTccaacccgatagtacccaaaccgaactgaacccgaatgggtaatacccgaacccgaacgggttacccgaatgtCCAACCCTAGCTTGAATAGTCTATAGAACATAAAAGTATATGGATCAAATAGAgagttcatttttcttttggatctatattaatttatatgagCAATCAATCAAAATCTAGTGGGTAATGGTTTTTATGTTAGAGtcaaataaaacatattgaCCCTACAACAACCAACATAAACCATTTAGAGCCAAATACTTTTGAAATTAAAGTCTTACATGTAATTGGTGTATTGAAAGacttcatatttgtttttgattataatAATGACTCTTAACCCAAACCAAAGACTCTACTGTGTTTGAACACAAGTCAAAAGttcccttttgttttctatacctacttaaaaaattccaaaaccaatcaagaaaacttataaaaatataaaagtaaaccATATTATAATCGATGACTATCAAGATTTGTAtacaaaatacaataatatatgCATAAAGCTAACAGTGAATTAGTTGAGAGAGTAAAGGAAAGTATAAAGAGAACCGGTGACTCCCAAAGTGAAGAAATAAAGAGacaaagataataaaaataaagctaAAGCATCAGTCTTTTGGAATCCATTATTGTTGAGCATGcgtaatttataatttgatctCATATGATTAACAAGCATAATGCAACTGAAGTTCTTATCAAGAATCAAAACCCTTTTGAACAATATGGTACAACATATGGTTACGAATCCCCTCCCCCCAAAATATGATCAGTAAACCCCTAAGTATCGATGATTTTGATTGAATAAAAATGAGCAATAGATACTACCTTACGTCGTTCTCCAGCTTCTTATGATCTTCCATCCATGGGAGTTTCGGAAGATCATCAACGTTAAGTGATGAAGAAGGCAACCTTCTTTGAGCATCTGAAGAGAACTTGTCTTTCTTTGGCCATAACCAAATCTTAGAAACCGAAAAGCTCTCTCCTTTAGCCACACTATTGATCTTTTTGTTCTCTTCCGATGCTGATGATGAGTTCCCTGTCTGCTCAGAGTCCTTGTCCTGAGGTTTCACTCTCGGCAGTCTATCGTTGGCAAAGGGGACCTTAAGCTCGGAGTTACCGAGTATATACTGATACGAACCCATTGAGAAACATCTCCTTGCATCCAAGTTACTACTACTAGTCTCTCctccagcaacaacaacatcctGATCCTGACCATTACCAACATTGTCAAGCCTCTTGAACTTGCCCAATCTCACCGGTAAAACACCTTTCTCCACAACGATCTCTTGGATCTCCATAGTTTTCTGGCTTCCATTCTCAGCCACACACTCTTCATCTTCCCTTATATCATCGAAATCAAACATCGGGTTCTCCATAGAGAAACCAGGGGAAAAGAGAGTGCCACGGCAAAGAGGACAAGTAGAATTCGACTGAAGCCAAGTATCAATACAGTTCAAATGAAACGCATGGCTACACGTTGGTAACAATCTCAGCTTATCTTTCTCAGAGAACTCACAGAGACAAACCGCGCAATCAAATGGCTCTTGAGCACCACCACCACTAGCAACAATCTCTTTGTAGTGAAAAACAGGTAAAGCGTCGATAAAAGCTTGATCAAGACCAGAATCATTCAAATGAAAAAGCTGTTGAAGCTGTCTTTGAAGAGCATCACTAGTTGAGATCTCAGGGAATCTATTAGACCTTGAAGAAGCAGTAGCAGAAGGATGCTTTATGAGAAACCTAACGAGCAAATGAAGAAGCCCagagatgaagaacaagacagcTAGAATCACAATTACAAAGAGAACCGCCGGACTGATTCTGTTACCGGACGacggtggcggaggaggaggagacggcGGAGAAAGAATTGGGTCTTTGTAAAACGGTGGTGGGTATGCAAAGTTGCCATCTTTTTGCTCAATCGTGAATCGAACCCAAGACATCTTCTTGTAAGATTCAGAaacgatgaaaaaaaaaaaatctcaatttcaaGATCTCGCAAAAAGCTcaatgaagaaaaaacaaacaactccAAGTTAAGTGGAAGAGTTCCAATTTCAATAACATCAacatcagagagagagagagagagagagagagataaacacAAAACTCACCTAAAAGCTCTGTCCCCCAGAGATGATTCTTGAAAAGAGagacacaaaaccctaaatgaAAGAGggctaataataatatatgtcagatttgcagaggaagaagaagaagagagtaaagGAACTCTCTTTCCTCTTGCTTTTTTATCTCTCTTCTATCTCTATCACTATCTCTATATATCTCAATCTCTACAACCTTTCCTTTTCTTGAGCTTTAATGGTGGAAATAGAAGACCCGAAGAAAGTGGAAAGTGATTTTGTAATTTCTCGAAGTGCGAGGCAAACAACAACATTGAagcaattaaaattaaaaaaaaacaaaaaagtaaaaagctttgaaatatgaaaaattaaaaaaaaaaaaaaaatagaacccttaagaagataaataaataaaaagtgttattttAGATTTGGGTCCACGTGCATAGAGATGAACGAGTTGATATGTCAGATGGTCAACTccaaagacaaaataaatttaaatgacgGTTTCCTATGTTTTTGGACTTATATTAGAATCCGTACTGGGCCGGACCATCCAGCCCAATCCACTGTTAAGAGCATGACCAGCTATATGATAGACAATATTCCGGTTTAGCTTCGGTttggttgtctttgtttttaGGTCTTATTCGtttttgtaaatcatatataacaaacatcctttgtattttagtttggtttcgttttcagttttatctattttactaaaatgaaattaatatgattttattattatgtctAACGTTTTAAACTAGACCACTGGATTTATTGATAAAATATCAGGGTGAATGGTTTTGGTTTCGttcgatttaaattttttggttaCGGTCTTTTTCGGTTTAGTTTGGGAAGCGTGTTAATTTTGAATGAATCGTACTGGATCTACGCTTTTGATGAGAAGCGTGTCACTTTCTCAACGAGCGTCTCAAAATCTAACCGTttgatcaaaatatttttgacgGTCATCGTCTCGCCGACAGCTTTGGAAAAGTCGCCGGAGAAATTAACTGCTCCCGTGAGCATCTCCGCCTGGGAATTTGGTTCGATTCTGATCTTTTTAGTTGCTTTATCTTCTGTTGCTGGAGGAATCGTAGGTCAGCGATGACATTGATCTTTGGAATCGGCTTaagaaaattaatgaaactagGATTGATTTAGGTTAAGTTACTATCTGAAGATTGTACTCTCTGTAGGTGAGGTGACTCTAGATTTGGTGAATCATCTATGAGCTCTGTAGTGaattattgatattttggtGGATTCTTTGTTGATAGAGAGATGATTCAGCAACACGAAAGCAAAAGCTACAAGTCTACATCAGTGGAGGAGAATATTCCAATGGAAGATAGTAAAGCTGGTGAAGGTATTAGAGCTCAATGGCTAAAGTGCCTTGTCATGGGGTCCCCTGGAGTATTAGAATATGAGGTGAAGTTGGGATAATTAATTATGGACAAAGGCTGATATTTTTTTCGACATTTGTCGTCGTCTTCACGATGAACtgttggttttttatttattaaacaatgACCGTTTTCACAAGCGTGGTGGCAGGCATGATTGATTGTTTCTGAGTTCACTTCAATTTTTCAAGAGAGTTTCTGAGAACCTAGCTATCAGTATCTATCTATCATGAGAGAAATAGGAGAAGAGAAAGTGGCGTGGATATACTTTACCAGAGATGTTGTGCCGTTTGCTGCTATGTTTGCTGTGGAGTGTACAACGGTTGGGTCGAACACACTGTACAAGGCTGCAACTTTAAGAGGATTGAACTTCTATGTCTTTGTCTTCTACTCTTATGTTGTTTCAACAACTCTCCTTCTTCCACTTTCCTTTGTCTTTGGAAGGTACTAATCTCCGCATCTACTCTTTTTCCAGTCTAAGCTTTTCAAgtttatgaacttttttttgacaCATGCAGATCAAGAAGCTTACCTTCTGCCAAGTCTCCTCtctttttcaagattttcttaCTTGGTCTTATCGGGTAATATATTACTCCTGCTTCTAGTTTTAAAGGCATTTCTggcttttgttttctagttttttttttaaaatttaacttgAGGGGGAACAGGTTCATGTCGCAGATCGTTGGTTGTAAAGGTATTGTATATAGCTCCCCAACTCTTGCCTCTGCTATCAGCAATCTGACACCAGCGTTTACATTCACACTCGCCGTTATCTTCAGGTTCtacctctttctctttcgtttctgTTTTGGGAAATAGTTTGGACTATGAAAAATGGGATGATTTCACTCTAAACCAACCATACAAAATCTTACCCCTTTTACCTTTGTGGAATGACTAAATGACTAAGATTGTATTTTTTGGACATCATGGGTTTTGCTATCAGTTGATGGTCCCAATTTATACCAGAAGATACAAAAAACTTCCCACGTCTATCGAAGccaaaaagtaaatattattaagtACCTAGTGGTCATTCTTGGTCGGTTATAAATGTTCTGCTTGTTCTTTCCTGAGATAAGTTGGGTGGATATGAGGTCTGTTTCTGTTTGTTACTATCAATCTTATTATCTAactcttttttgctttcttgGGTGACTCTTAAAGGATGGAACGAGTAATGTTAAGTAGCTCTGCTACTCAGGCTAAAATCATTGGTGCAATACTATCTATATCTGGTGCTTTGGTCATTGTGCTTTATAAAGGCCCAAAAGTGCTCGCTGTTGCATCTTCTACACCTTCATCACTTACCATTTCGTCTCACCAGCATTTGACCTCAGTAGATTCTAGCTGGATACTCGGAGGACTCCTGCTTGCTTCACAGTATTTTCTTATATCAGTCTGGTATATTATACAGGTACAAATACTTGAAAAGTTCACCAAATAAACTTTGACTAAACATTAAAAGTTTTGCTAAATACGGTAGCTCTAATGGTTTCAGACTCGGGTCATGGAGGTATACCCTGAAGAAATAACGGTAGTCTTCTTCTACAACTTATTTGCAACACTAATCTCAGCACCAGTATGTCTATTTGCGGAAAGTAACTTGACTTCTTGGGTACTTAAACCGGATATTACCCTCACTGCAATCATATACTCGGTGAGAATCAANNNNNNNNNNNNNNNNNNNNNNNNNNNNNNNNNNNNNNNNNNNNNNNNNNNNNNNNNNNNNNNNNNNNNNNNNNNNNNNNNNNNNNNNNNNNNNNNNNNNNNNNNNNNNNNNNNNNNNNNNNNNNNNNNNNNNNNNNNNNNNNNNNNNNNNNNNNNNNNNNNNNNNNNNNNNNNNNNNNNNNNNNNNNNNNNNNNNNNNNNNNNNNNNNNNNNNNNNNNNNNNNNNNNNNNNNNNNNNNNNNNNNNNNNNNNNNNNNNNNNNNNNNNNNNNNNNNNNNNNNNNNNNNNNNNNNNNNNNNNNNNNNNNNNNNNNNNNNNNNNNNNNNNNNNNNNNNNNNNNNNNNNNNNNNNNNNNNNNNNNNNNNNNNNNNNNNNNNNNNNNNNNNNNNNNNNNNNNNNNNNNNNNNNNNNNNNNNNNNNNNNNNNNNNNNNNNNNNNNNNNNNNNNNNNNNNNNNNNNNNNNNNNNNNNNNNNNNNNNNNNNNNNNNNNNNNNNNNNNNNNNNNNNNNNNNNNNNNNNNNNNNNNNNNNNNNNNNNNNNNNNNNNNNNNNNNNNNNNNNNNNNNNNNNNNNNNNNNNNNNNNNNNNNNNNNNNNNNNNNNNNNNNNNNNNNNNNNNNNNNNNNNNNNNNNNNNNNNNNNNNNNNNNNNNNNNNNNNNNNNNNNNNNNNNNNNNNNNNNNNNNNNNNNNNNNNNNNNNNNNCACACACTCTTCATCTTCCCTTATATCATCGAAATCAAACATCGGGTTCTCCATAGAGAAACCAGGGGAAAAGAGAGTGCCACGGCAAAGAGGACAAGTAGAATTCGACTGAAGCCAAGTATCAATACAGTTCAAATGAAACGCATGGCTACACGTTGGTAACAATCTCAGCTTATCTTTCTCAGAGAACTCACAGAGACAAACCGCGCAATCAAATGGCTCTTGAGCACCACCACCACTAGCAACAATCTCTTTGTAGTGAAAAACAGGTAAAGCGTCGATAAAAGCTTGATCAAGACCAGAATCATTCAAATGAAAAAGCTGTTGAAGCTGTCTTTGAAGAGCATCACTAGTTGAGATCTCAGGGAATCTATTAGACCTTGAAGAAGCAGTAGCAGAAGGATGCTTTATGAGAAACCTAACGAGCAAATGAAGAAGCCCagagatgaagaacaagacagcTAGAATCACAATTACAAAGAGAACCGCCGGACTGATTCTGTTACCGGACGacggtggcggaggaggaggagacggcGGAGAAAGAATTGGGTCTTTGTAAAACGGTGGTGGGTATGCAAAGTTGCCATCTTTTTGCTCAATCGTGAATCGAACCCAAGACATCTTCTTGTAAGATTCAGAaacgatgaaaaaaaaaaaatctcaatttcaaGATCTCGCAAAAAGCTcaatgaagaaaaaacaaacaactccAAGTTAAGTGGAAGAGTTCCAATTTCAATAACATCAacatcagagagagagagagagagagagagagataaacacAAAACTCACCTAAAAGCTCTGTCCCCCAGAGATGATTCTTGAAAAGAGagacacaaaaccctaaatgaAAGAGggctaataataatatatgtcagatttgcagaggaagaagaa
It encodes the following:
- the LOC104724366 gene encoding RING-H2 finger protein ATL46-like, with translation MSWVRFTIEQKDGNFAYPPPFYKDPILSPPSPPPPPPSSGNRISPAVLFVIVILAVLFFISGLLHLLVRFLIKHPSATASSRSNRFPEISTSDALQRQLQQLFHLNDSGLDQAFIDALPVFHYKEIVASGGGAQEPFDCAVCLCEFSEKDKLRLLPTCSHAFHLNCIDTWLQSNSTCPLCRGTLFSPGFSMENPMFDFDDIREDEECVAENGSQKTMEIQEIVVEKGVLPVRLGKFKRLDNVGNGQDQDVVVAGGETSSSNLDARRCFSMGSYQYILGNSELKVPFANDRLPRVKPQDKDSEQTGNSSSASEENKKINSVAKGESFSVSKIWLWPKKDKFSSDAQRRLPSSSLNVDDLPKLPWMEDHKKLENDVR
- the LOC104728388 gene encoding WAT1-related protein At5g40240-like, with translation MREIGEEKVAWIYFTRDVVPFAAMFAVECTTVGSNTLYKAATLRGLNFYVFVFYSYVVSTTLLLPLSFVFGRSRSLPSAKSPLFFKIFLLGLIGFMSQIVGCKGIVYSSPTLASAISNLTPAFTFTLAVIFRMERVMLSSSATQAKIIGAILSISGALVIVLYKGPKVLAVASSTPSSLTISSHQHLTSVDSSWILGGLLLASQYFLISVWYIIQTRVMEVYPEEITVVFFYNLFATLISAPVCLFAESNLTSWVLKPDITLTAIIYSV
- the LOC104724365 gene encoding RING-H2 finger protein ATL46-like; this encodes MSWVRFTIEQKDGNFAYPPPFYKDPILSPPSPPPPPPSSGNRISPAVLFVIVILAVLFFISGLLHLLVRFLIKHPSATASSRSNRFPEISTSDALQRQLQQLFHLNDSGLDQAFIDALPVFHYKEIVASGGGAQEPFDCAVCLCEFSEKDKLRLLPTCSHAFHLNCIDTWLQSNSTCPLCRGTLFSPGFSMENPMFDFDDIREDEE